The DNA region TGAAAAATAGGACACCCAAGATCTAGGTCTAGTAGTGATCTTTTATATTTTGCAACGAGTACACTTGAGTTTAAAATTTGGCCAGGTAGTAGATAAAAGAGCTAACGCTAGGGGCAGCAACTTTgatattttataactatcaattgaTCATCAATAgtatgagatttcatctaatggtaagaaattactcacttttcttttgatggttaagggcttgtttgggtgagcttttaagaaaagatcttttttcgagttatctttttttaaaagatcttatagagaagtaaaagtaattttatgtttggatatctcatgtaaaaaaggtctttttatctatcaattatgtttgggtataacaatataaaagtacttttttgtttatttattacatgaaaaatatcttttttttaaggaaaaaagatcttttaaaaaaagatgtaaattacagcttctcaaaaaagatctttttttattttactagtgcttttacttttactattagaaatttgccaaacacgttaaaaaattaaaaaagatcttttttaacaaaataatggcgctcAAACATGCACTAAGTGCTGGTCAAAAAACACAAAAGTTACtgtcccctagacttttcctagaTAAAATCCTTAATATTGTGTTAGGAAGTGTGGATGAGTTTGTAATGATTAAGATTGAGGACAGTCAaaactatttaattaaaaaaagagtgAAAAATAAGTACTCTTTCTTGTGTGTGAGTGTTGCCCACTTAACTTAAGCAAGCggcttttaaatttttacttgaattgaattgataatcaaTCATCTCAACCTCAAACTTTGTTTTCCGTATACATGGCAGGTTAGCGTGAACAAGTCTAAATAACAAATAAAGGCAACCTTTCTTGGCTGAGAATGGTAGTAAGATGAATCACAATTCCCCAAGAGAAATACAATTCGTAATGCATAATGCACAGAATCTCAATACAACTTCCGCCTTTTTTGTTTTAGAGATGCAAGTTGAAGTCAGTTTCCTTTGAGCTTCAGATTCAGAGGCACCACTTCATGACATTTAACACTTCAATTAGTTCTGATAACAAATTATTTTCAGTGTCCTTAATATCAAAATGGGGGAAGCTGCAGCAAAGTAATTAAGTTTCAGAAGAAGCCGAGTCAAATAATTGTTGAAGTATGATATTCTTAAAAGAGAACTTGAAAGTTTTAATACATCATCTGCTATGATCATGTTCATGTGTTTCTTCAGATACCTTACTGCTTGCTACTTACATGTATATAGTTCTAATCAATCTTGGCTATTTATTATGGACTttgtatctatctatctatctatcttcaTTGCCAATAATGGCAACAAGTTCTACAATTGCCATTCCAATCATATACCATGTAGCTGCTGCCAGTATATACTGCATCCAGGGACTGTTCACAATTTCCAAAGCCAGATTACCACCTATGTGTTGTTTCAGCTCAGGAACTGACTCTGCTTCATGTAATCGAACCGTAGCTACCGCGATCAATGCAGTAACAATTGGAAATCCCCATCTAATTGGGCTATTTTGGTTCTCATCTTCAATCTTTCCCTTGATAGCTGAAGGCTTCTCAGCTGGCCTTGGAGGAGTAGCAGTTGTTGTAGTTGAAGACGGAAGAGCATATGTTGATGGGGCCCAATACTCTTCAGGACGGTGGCAAGCTTGTGGAATTTGATCCCTCAGTTTCTTCCTTGCAGCCGCATCTCTAAGCTTACCGATATCCGGTTCTGGTAATTGATATGTGACTCTTGTCATGTTTTTTTCAGAGCTTCCACATGCGCTGGGTGCTTGCCAGTATAACCAATTGGAAATTGATCTTATTGCCTGAATTGCTGACATTCTTGATTCTCTTTGGAGGTCTGTTTCCTGAATACAAGCATTTAAATTAAAACATGTTGTTACTATGAAGCCCAGCCCTGATTACATGTCAGAGTACTAACCTTTGAACACTTGGAAGCTTTATCCATTGTTTCCTGGAACCTTTTTTGAAACTTGTCCACATCCACGAATATGTTGGAGACACGAACGCCAGCTGCGTTACCTGCGCCTACTCTTACGTTGCCACGCGGTTGCTTGGACATCAAGAACTCCAGAGCTGCAAGGTTGGACCTTTCAACTAGCCTATGAATGAATCATAACTCAGCAATTCTTTGAACATTCAAAAAGTGGGAATAGAAATAGTATAGAGGAGATATACTTACGAAATGCAGTTGACAGGGCAGGAATCAATGGCGTCTTGGATTTTGTGGTGAGAATCAGCCCACTGAGCAACAACCCTTGCTCTGCCATAAACAGATTCAATAGCAAAGGTGTTGTTAGCTAAGAGGGCGCACTTTAGACAGCCGACGCACTTGATCTCGTCGACAAAGATGGCCCGCTGCTCGGTTTGGGAGCCCCGCCATACCGAGTACAGGGGTCTGCCGGTGAAGCCTTTGAATTCTGATATCTTGGCTTGCTCCCTGTCATATGCGAGGCGAGCATTGGGGTCGGAGAGAATGGCATAAGCTTGATTGAGGATGATGGACATGTCATGGCCGGCAGGGCCCGCGATGTCCGGGTGGCACCGCTTCTGGAGAGAGCGGTAGGCCGTCTTCACCTCTGACTGACCCGATGTGCTATCAATCCCAAGAAGATCGTACAGATCCAACTCTGACGTCATCCACGATGATGCCTTGCAATTGCATCTTATTCTGCTAtgtctactactactactactatactTGTTGTGCAGCTTCAACTGCTCTCCATGTGTTCTTGCCATACATGGAATCAGCCATGTGGATGCAGCAGCACTCATAGCCATCTTCGTCCTTTGATTTCGGCTACTCAACAGGATAAGCCCCTCCTATGCCACACTGTCTCATTATTATGGCTGTGCAAGATATTTTGCTTTGCTTTCtacatctttttttcttttttgacaaCGATGGAAGATACTTATTATTCACTAATTTTCTGTATAGCTGGCTATATCCACCGTTGATGTCCAATTGTAATATACTCGAAATTTTTACTTAATTATCCGCCCTATTTTataaggaaaataaggaaaatactgtttgtatactaaaattaactaccaatgtatttgtgtataattatatatgtgatttaatttatttttaatgtgtatttttttatACTGTGGCTaactttagtggctgattttagtatacacataACATAACCCATTTTATAATTGTGTCCAGTGTATTTTTGTCCTTAAACAATAAAATATATGAGTTAATATTCAGTTGCCCGCTAGAAAGGTAGATCAGATGGTTGGCGGGTCGAGAGCAACGAGCTTTATGGAGAGGCGTTATTCTGAGCGTCGGTGGGTCTGCGGGTAGGACCActtgcaaggacactccgatgtTAAAGTAAGCGTCCGTACAATGAAGCGATTGATTAGGGTAAGTATGACGTATCTTTGGAGAGGAGTAGGTCCCTTCCCATTTATACCTCGTACTTCGGGTGAATCCTTTGTCCTAGGTCCATTCATCTAGAAGTTTCTGCTTGCTATCAAAGTCTCCATCAAAGTGTGAGGCGACATGCGGGTCGACAACTCATCGGGTTGACAGTCCGTATGGTAGACTCTCAGTCTTTGTTGGACTGAGTCAGAACAATTAACATTCTAAATTTTACAATAGATGTTCCACTAAACAtgagaatattttttttgtgactgaacataacacaaagaaaaaagacCTAAGAAAAAGAGTAGTACTCTTCTCTAATAATAACGTCTAAATTATTAGGAGGCAGTAACCACTCTAGATACACCTGCATATTTAAAACAGCAGTCTTAGTCATTAAATCAGCTGCTCTGTTTGCTGTTCGTTGGATGAGCACTAAAGTAGCTGTCCAATTGcgctggagcatctctttgattttgtcaagcAGATCAGAGTCATTCCTAATCATGTTGGTTGTGCCTCGCGAAACAAGAAGAAACGCatcaagattatcagtttcacatatgacctctttgcactcacaatctcaagccataacaagccctctccaaatagcatgaaGCTCACAACAGAGAACACTAGAAGGAGGTATACTGACAGAACAACCTTTTATCCAAATTTCCATGCTatctctaataatacatccaaagccagctaattgctcattttcaaaaacgcttgcatcgcagttcactttacagacaatcattggaggtggttcccagttatatttcaaagaagaatgaataatatgtttttggttGATAACAACATTAGAGAAATCTCGAGCAGCATGTTTAACTAAATGAACAATTTTCTCCTTACTCCATGGATCATCTTGGTGGAAGATGTCATTGTTCCTatccctccaaatccaccaaaaggctgctgcaaagAGAAACTCATTTTTGTTGAGGTTAGAACGAATCCAAGACACAAAATCCAAACTAGAGTCATCAGCGGTCATTCCCAAATTTAAGCTAATCCAAATCTGACAAGCTTTTTGGCAAGTCCTAAAGTAGTGGTTAATATCCTCTAGAGCAAAATAACATCTCtgacaaaaatcagaagtagaaaTACCTCTTTGAAACCGGTAACTAGCTGTGGGAACTCCGTTGTTGAGGCAAAGTCAGAGCAGACACTTTATCTTCTCCGGAATTCTcaagcgccaaagccaaagccaattttcattatcattccagccaaatttcttcttcaatagccattcatacccgcttttagtcgagtaggtgagagtatttgagtttgtccaaaaccaacctgTTTTATCTCCTGCCTGCTTGATAGGATCAAAGAGCATCAAATCAAGTTTAACTTTTTCCGGAATCATTGTGCAAAGAATATCCCACCGCCAATGCCCATGATGCCAGACATCTTCTAACTTCAAGTGAGAATCAGAAATGTGCACAAAAGGAACCAAAGGAGCTAGCGTTCCACATGGTCGCCAAACATGATACCAAAAGGATTGAGACATCCTATCTGTACACCAATCAAAACCATCACGAAACTTTTCTATTGtcttataaaaatatcaaaatatcaaatttaattttaaataaaaaatataagaaaggaatttagaaaataatatttaaaaaaaatcaaatacacgAATTACTTATCTCTAGGAAAAGgattaatctttaaaattaaagaaattgtttatttcttttaaaagttATTATGTTCAAAACTAAACTGatcaacaataataatttttttcccaTCTTGTAAATATGCGTTTTACCTATCATTGACAGATTTCTTTGAAGAGTCAAAGATAAAAACTTTTTTCATATCTTAGTTTTATTATGAAAATTATTAATGAACCCTAAAGGCAATTTCACCTTGAAGCAAATGCCTagtagtattttaaaattttacatattcTTTAATAAAGAAAATGTCAGGACCAATACTTTTCATTACTTCTTTAATAATATAACATCATTCTACTTTCATTAACTTTAAAgttgtatataaaaaattgttaaaattaattaagttcAGTTCATTATTAGTTTTAAAGGATGTCTATAAATATTTTTCGATCCTTGTATATCTCTTTATTGACTATTGATGATATATTTAGTTGAAACagaactaaaaatatttttgtttaacaaTAACAAACAATAGTGGCAGTAGTAGTAATATAAAAGAAaccaaaatataatccaaagtcCATTGATAAAGTAAATTGCAAAGTTCGAAGATGTCATATGAGCAATGGAAATAGGATTGTTAGCAATGAAGGATGATGTCGTAATTCCCATGGCCATGTATAAATGCAGGACTTCATCAACACGACCATGACTCTTAGTCTATAGATTAGAATTCTCGTAATAATGGTAACATGTAACTAACATGGGacatgattattttaataaaatctctaataattttttgtcatcatcatctaTCTCAATATGAATTTGGGATAGTAACAATGATAAATTTCAATACTTTTGTCTTTTATTAATATTGATAAAGtccatactttttttttaatttgaacaaacgattttaattttattttgtttttgtaacAACCTACTGCTGGCATATAATTATCATAATGTAAAACCAACACATAATCATTTAACATGATTGTAGTTACTATTGAAAAAATATGTTTCATATGAAATCTCTCCTAATACAACtgttttcaataataaaaattataaaatacatgttacctacgaatttaactaaaaataaatttataaatatattgaaacatgcactaatttttatatttaacataACATATAGAAgttattttttttgagttttatttagaaTTAGTAATTTTTGTAAGtagaatatttttttggtgacttttgtAAGTAGAATATAATAACTTTATATACATTTTGAAgacactttttatttaatttccttCTTCAAAGCATCGTGatttctctcttttgttttctAAAATATCACAAGTACTCTTTTATTTGGTATTTATCTACCAAATTGATTTTTTCCATGTCTGGCCACTTTGAGAATTTTCACATAGGAAATTAAACCAAGTTTGCACTTGACgtagaattaattaataatattaatcaaTCGATAAATTAACATGCACCAAACAAAGGTGTTTTTTTATGGTGCTTATTAATATttccttataaaattttaaaataaagaggTGAGTTCCACTTTACATTTTAtctctattttaaataaattagacaaaaattTTGTAAGTACAAAAAATTCttcttaaacaaaaataaatatattattttcaagaGAATAAATGAAAACTATTTATGTAATACAGAAAgagataaattaaaagaaaatattaaaatttttaatataaaaacaactatatataatacttaaaaaaaataatacaaacacAAGAGTCCCAAACTTAGGAATTATTGGTTTTATTATTGAGGGATGTAAACTTAGGAATTATTGGTTTTATTATTGAGGGATGTAAAGTAATGAGTAATGGGTAATTAATATTAAAGAGacagaatatatatataagtattattATTTTAAGTAAAATTCAACCATAAATATTCTCTGTGCGTGAAACCTCAGATttggtttaatttaattatacttTATACTAGTGTTAATAGATTTTTATAtgctattattattactactatatTAGTTACCAGAAGTCCCTAACTTAGGGATGTTAATAGGACTGGGTGGGGACTAGGAATGCCTCTCTATTCTCGTCTTTGTTCTTAGAATTGATTCCTATCTTTGCTTCGATTCTCGTCATGGGGATAATCGTCTCCATCTTCATTTCTCACGTTTTCCGTGTTTC from Arachis hypogaea cultivar Tifrunner chromosome 10, arahy.Tifrunner.gnm2.J5K5, whole genome shotgun sequence includes:
- the LOC112717170 gene encoding chaperone protein dnaJ C76, chloroplastic; the protein is MAMSAAASTWLIPCMARTHGEQLKLHNKYSSSSSRHSRIRCNCKASSWMTSELDLYDLLGIDSTSGQSEVKTAYRSLQKRCHPDIAGPAGHDMSIILNQAYAILSDPNARLAYDREQAKISEFKGFTGRPLYSVWRGSQTEQRAIFVDEIKCVGCLKCALLANNTFAIESVYGRARVVAQWADSHHKIQDAIDSCPVNCISLVERSNLAALEFLMSKQPRGNVRVGAGNAAGVRVSNIFVDVDKFQKRFQETMDKASKCSKETDLQRESRMSAIQAIRSISNWLYWQAPSACGSSEKNMTRVTYQLPEPDIGKLRDAAARKKLRDQIPQACHRPEEYWAPSTYALPSSTTTTATPPRPAEKPSAIKGKIEDENQNSPIRWGFPIVTALIAVATVRLHEAESVPELKQHIGGNLALEIVNSPWMQYILAAATWYMIGMAIVELVAIIGNEDR